The genomic interval TTTGTGGGAGTGGCTGCTGGTGCTTACCACAGTATTGCTCTTGCTGGTCAGTTTTGAATTGTTAGCTTTTAGTATTGACAAATATCAATCTTTTAGCTATACATACGATAATTGCTGCAATAGGCTTTTATGCTTGTTTAGATGATCTTTTTTCACTGTTTATTAAGTGTTAGCAGATATTTGTGGGCAGACATTGAAATTAGTCTAATTAGTAGATGATGATATCTTGGTGTTGCATAAGATTAGGCTTATTTTATAGGTGATTCTTCTAATCACCATCCTTAAACAACAAGAAAGACTGAAAGAGGCTGCTTGTTGTTAAATTTTATGGCTTTTGCCTGGTTATATCCTCGAATTAGGTTTGTTTTTGGGTGTCTTGAGCTTAAATGGTATGAAAAGTTATTCAACTATAGAGCCTGGGAGTAGAGATATGAATGATCAAGTTCAAACTTGCTACATTTCATTGCATGACCTGTGTACAAAGATCATTTGCTTCTTTACTTATTACTGTTCTGATTTGCCTTTGTACATTATGCTTACTGAAAATGTGATCACTGGCTTACTCAGCACTGGTTAACTAACCTTTAGATATCAGAACACAACAGTATATGTCTCTGAAGAGTTTTATTCTATCTACTTTTGAATTGACAGAACACTAATATAATTACATGATGTGCATGATCTCGTATGTTTCAACTTTCCGTCCATTGTTGCAGATGATGGGTCTGTTTGGTGTTGGGGCTACAACATCTGTATCCTTCTTAACATGATTTAGCTATGAAAGTTGCATcataaaattttcaattttttttccttgccTATTTACACTGTTTAATTCCTCAACTGTTAAATGGATGGTCAACTTGGTGTAAATGGAGAAAGTTCTTTAGTACCCTGCTTGCTAGAGCGATTCCTTGAGTTGGGATCTGGAACGAGGAGTTAAGTGCCACTACAGGTATGAAATAATTGGTATTGTCACCGACTTGAATTAGATAAGATAAGAGCCTGATATATGCTATAATTTGGTTGCCATCTATGTCTACATCAGGTTTGTTCTGTTAAGGCTGGAGGAATGATGTCACTAGCAATAGATAATCTCGGTGGCCTTTGGATGTGGGGCAATTGTCCACTAGAAAGCAGCAGCAGTGAAGCTGGGTTCTCGCTCGTGAGCAGTTTCACTCCCACCCCGGTGTGGGATTTCCATGGCCACATGGCTGTGAAGGTAGCATGCGGAAATGAGCATGTAGTAGCCCTAGTCACTGCTGGAGAAACATATAAAGGTGAAGATCTTGTATGCTTCTCTTGGGGTAGTAACAATCATGGTCAGTTAGGCCTTGGGGATAGAGAGAACCGGAAACGTCCTGAAATTGTACAAGATTTTAACAAGGACTCCATTTTTGCTATTTATGATGTGGCATGTGGGGCTTTTCACACGGCTTTGCTTACCCACAAAAAAAGACCAAGTGAGACATTAGAAAGCATGTGCTGGACGTTTGGCCTTGGCGAAAATGGGCAACTTGGGCATGGAACCATCCAAAGTGAATCGTCTCCTGAAATTGTAAAGGAATTGCCACAATATGTGTATCTAGTCTCTGTTGACTGTGGCTTATTCCACACCAGTGTTGTTTCATCTGCCGGAGATGTGTGGTCATGGGGGATGGAGAAGGGTCTTGGTCTTTGCCCAGATGCTAGTTTTACTGGGACAGATGCAGGAGATGCCCTTTCTCCCTTACAGATTCTGTGTAATGGATCAAGTGAGTCTAAATTTCAGGAGCCTGTCCAAGTTGTATGTGGTGCTGCCCATACTGTTCTTGTCGCAAATGATGGATACAAGCTTTGGTCTTGGGGGAGAGGAAGGAGTGGGGTTCTTGGAAACGGGAAGACAATCGACTGTTTTTCCCCCACTATTGTGTTGTGGCCTCCACTTACAGAGGATTTCAAGCAAGAAGAACTGAATACTGTTGGGGAGGGACACAGATCTGCAGAAGATAATTCTGAAAGAGTCACTGAAACAGGAAAATGCTCGTCTTCATCAACAGAAGAAATGAAGCCTCTTCAGTCAAAACTCTCAGTGATGGAACGATATGCCGGCATACTTCATTGTTCAGTATTTGGAAAACCCTTGGAAGAGCAGGATATTCCGATCTCCTTGCAGAACCCGGGTACTTATGAGATCGGAAAGGAATGGGACAGAATGTTAGAGTCAGCAGATCGCTTGAAACTCTTAAGGCTGGAAAGCTTCTATCAGAATATGCTTGAAGGTGTTAAAGATAAGCTGATGAAGAGAAGGATTCAGGAGATAGTAAAAGAATGTCTCAGTTCTTCTACTATAAACAAAGTATAGGTAATGCATATCGAAACAATgatattatacatatacacaATTCGAGTAAGGAAAACGATCATAGAGATGTTACTAACGGAAACACAATTCTGTTTTGGGATAGATGGGGTTCGATTGAACTGGAATGGAGCAGGAGAAGTGCTTGAACTTACACTAGTACTAGCGAGAAGGAGGATGATGTGCGGATGAAGACGAGTCATGAGGGCCTCTACAGTGATAGTTGAAAGTGCAGGGTGATTGTAATACATATGTAATAGATGATGTAAATTTGCTATGATTGATGTACACTGGTAGTAGTATGGGAATTTTGTCTCAACTTCATGTGGAATGAACGAGCACGAATGCTTCCATTTCCACGTTTAGTCAATTAGCCAGAATTCAAGTGCTTGCCGGACACCAATCTAAATCGGATGCAACTCTAGTTAGGCTTATACAACAATTCAATTGAAAATTCTGTCAATTACATGGTTGTATTCTCAATCCACAATGTGATTCTTAAT from Argentina anserina chromosome 2, drPotAnse1.1, whole genome shotgun sequence carries:
- the LOC126783264 gene encoding LOW QUALITY PROTEIN: uncharacterized protein LOC126783264 (The sequence of the model RefSeq protein was modified relative to this genomic sequence to represent the inferred CDS: substituted 1 base at 1 genomic stop codon), with protein sequence MDYSDDVSVSPTDGGNLARKVVAVAAGEAHTLALTGDGYVYTWGRGMFGRLGTGSESDELFPVRVKLKPEKSLKFVGVAAGAYHSIALADDGSVWCWGYNIYGQLGVNGESSLVPCLLERFLELGSGTRSXVPLQVCSVKAGGMMSLAIDNLGGLWMWGNCPLESSSSEAGFSLVSSFTPTPVWDFHGHMAVKVACGNEHVVALVTAGETYKGEDLVCFSWGSNNHGQLGLGDRENRKRPEIVQDFNKDSIFAIYDVACGAFHTALLTHKKRPSETLESMCWTFGLGENGQLGHGTIQSESSPEIVKELPQYVYLVSVDCGLFHTSVVSSAGDVWSWGMEKGLGLCPDASFTGTDAGDALSPLQILCNGSSESKFQEPVQVVCGAAHTVLVANDGYKLWSWGRGRSGVLGNGKTIDCFSPTIVLWPPLTEDFKQEELNTVGEGHRSAEDNSERVTETGKCSSSSTEEMKPLQSKLSVMERYAGILHCSVFGKPLEEQDIPISLQNPGTYEIGKEWDRMLESADRLKLLRLESFYQNMLEGVKDKLMKRRIQEIVKECLSSSTINKV